One Pseudorasbora parva isolate DD20220531a chromosome 4, ASM2467924v1, whole genome shotgun sequence genomic region harbors:
- the LOC137072612 gene encoding axin-1-like gives MRRLQELQIQTQDTREEERGMSSRCVTVVYYYSGDAIPYRTCVCGDPAVTLGRFKSLLTRRGPFRFYFQSASAEFECGAVYEEIREDAAILPTFERKIIARVERTSDPS, from the exons ATGAGGCGTTTGCAGGAGCTGCAGATACAGACTCAAGACACTCGC GAAGAAGAACGTGGCATGTCCAGCAGGTGTGTGACCGTGGTGTATTATTACAGCGGAGACGCGATCCCGTACAGGACGTGTGTGTGCGGTGACCCTGCCGTGACCCTGGGCCGCTTTAAATCCCTGCTGACCCGCAGAGGGCCATTCCGGTTCTACTTCCAGAGCGCGAGCGCAGAGTTCGAGTGCGGCGCGGTCTACGAGGAGATCCGCGAGGACGCCGCCATCTTGCCCACATTTGAGCGGAAGATCATCGCCAGAGTGGAGAGAACGAGCGATCCGTCATGA